A window of Chloroflexota bacterium contains these coding sequences:
- a CDS encoding HAD-IIA family hydrolase, with protein MTSNLLNSLVNRDSFSAEAFLLDGDGVLYRGAQPLPGAQEFLTLLADSNTPYLLLTNNATRTPRNMAEKLTALGFAIAPEHIFTSAQATAQWLGDRYPAGSRILIVGMEGLAVALQDAGYEIVDDYRETDLVVASMDLAINYPKLAEAALAIRRGCPFIGTNPDRSYPEERGIVPGAGSIIALLETATDVSPVFIGKPQPEMFLQALERIGRHPGETVMVGDRYETDILGGHQAGLRTAAVLTGITTAEEFAAANPPPTHVFPGLPDLMVAWQNAG; from the coding sequence ATGACTTCTAACCTTTTGAATTCACTTGTAAACCGAGACTCTTTTTCCGCAGAAGCCTTCCTGCTGGACGGCGATGGCGTTCTATACCGCGGCGCGCAACCCTTGCCCGGCGCTCAAGAGTTTCTCACCCTCCTGGCAGATAGCAACACTCCCTATCTCCTGCTGACCAACAACGCCACTCGCACACCCCGGAACATGGCCGAAAAGCTGACCGCGCTGGGCTTTGCCATAGCGCCGGAGCATATCTTCACATCGGCGCAGGCCACTGCCCAATGGCTCGGCGACCGCTATCCGGCCGGGAGTCGAATCCTGATCGTGGGAATGGAAGGCCTGGCGGTTGCCCTGCAGGACGCTGGCTATGAAATCGTCGATGATTACCGGGAGACCGATCTGGTGGTAGCTTCGATGGACCTGGCGATCAACTATCCGAAGCTGGCAGAGGCTGCCCTGGCAATTCGGCGCGGCTGCCCCTTCATCGGTACCAATCCCGACCGTTCCTATCCCGAGGAGAGGGGAATCGTGCCGGGTGCCGGGTCGATCATCGCTCTGCTGGAAACGGCCACCGACGTCAGCCCCGTTTTCATCGGTAAACCGCAGCCGGAGATGTTCCTTCAGGCGTTGGAGCGCATCGGCCGGCATCCCGGGGAGACTGTCATGGTGGGCGATCGCTATGAGACCGACATTCTGGGAGGGCATCAAGCGGGTCTTCGCACAGCAGCGGTTTTGACTGGCATCACGACGGCGGAGGAATTCGCCGCGGCCAACCCGCCGCCAACCCATGTTTTCCCGGGATTGCCAGATCTCATGGTTGCGTGGCAAAACGCTGGTTGA
- a CDS encoding AbrB/MazE/SpoVT family DNA-binding domain-containing protein, with protein MRIRVAKVGTRNRIVLPPEVMDVLGVNSGDAVFFVIRGPGVQLSRSPENYEEYLLLHSETLPAPEDFDLDEVDSCQIRFPWAERGDPDASIDN; from the coding sequence ATGCGCATACGTGTAGCGAAAGTCGGTACCCGCAACCGGATCGTCCTGCCCCCCGAGGTCATGGATGTGTTAGGTGTCAATTCCGGCGATGCTGTCTTTTTCGTGATACGTGGGCCCGGCGTGCAACTGAGTCGGAGTCCGGAGAACTACGAGGAATACCTCCTGTTGCACAGTGAGACGCTGCCTGCTCCCGAGGATTTCGACCTGGACGAGGTCGATTCTTGCCAGATCCGCTTCCCATGGGCAGAACGTGGCGACCCCGACGCCTCCATTGACAATTGA